From Quercus lobata isolate SW786 chromosome 1, ValleyOak3.0 Primary Assembly, whole genome shotgun sequence, one genomic window encodes:
- the LOC115979836 gene encoding serine/threonine-protein kinase D6PKL1-like isoform X3: MESAKMGTLPGTSEIVESTEESDSQYKMDEKTVNLCMQELGNRYSIEDDINRLFQQIDIKTKARRLGQSHEIGRDPLRKSAQKRPMRVSSSHSSGIGIAEPVSLKQALRGLCISQASEMAAMKRLSKPPSSPGVSEAGTIKRLYRAVVVEANGTGIPTKEDLSNHSAHPSTPSAGGMMPDAMMTRLPSQDQIVPLQTDVGSEMLKAEVRKLKSADSSITNVSEKVLEVDAAAPTSVEVPSKTLMPDGGQKGKLQSLSSTSSSSNASRVSKWASNSQSLMKPVFRNKNSIKTKTKQDSSSASSSSNPCNEKLDDDLGPSTSNVDNQTQSCTMKPDRKQNEKASSASSSMNVSIEANSSTLDTGSSKPGFSLNCSNRSKSLVTKTDERSRSREKGEFSQSSKSSIGDYSTSTSNSEESNVCGPSRSGKRPHMSKDLRWEAIHSVQKQQGNLSLRHFKMLRRLGCGDIGTVYLAELTSTNCLFALKVMDNDFLVSRKKMPRAQTEKEILQMLDHPFLPTLYAHIATDKLSCLVMEYCPGGDLHVLRQKQPSRCFSEQASRFYVAEVLLALEYLHMLGVVYRDLKPENILVREDGHIMLSDFDLSLRCAVNPMVVKSSSPILEPVKKMSSPCTESSCIDPFCLQPSWQVPCFTPRLISAAAKARKIKADLAAQVSPLPQLVVEPTSARSNSFVGTHEYLAPEIIKGEGHGSAVDWWTFGIFLFELLYGKTPFKGSGNEETLSNVVSRSLKFPNSPIVSFHARDLIRGLLIKDPENRLGSVKGAAEIKQHPFFEGLNWALIRCAVPPELPKFSDIESAATAAQKKESAKCNELETTGGEYVEFELF, from the exons ATGGAATCAGCAAAGATGGGGACTCTACCCGGTACTAGTGAAATTGTGGAATCAACAGAAGAATCGGATTCTCAATATAAAATGGATGAGAAAACTGTAAACCTCTGTATGCAGGAATTGGGAAATAGATATTCTATAGAGGATGATATTAATCGCCTTTTTCAGCAAATTGACATTAAAACTAAAGCTAGAAGATTGGGTCAGTCGCATGAAATTGGTAGAGACCCTTTGCGAAAGAGTGCTCAGAAAAGGCCGATGAGAGTTAGTTCGTCTCATTCATCAGGAATTGGAATAGCAGAGCCTGTGAGTTTGAAGCAAGCCCTAAGAGGACTCTGCATCTCGCAGGCATCTGAAATGGCTGCCATGAAGCGATTATCTAAGCCACCCAGTTCACCAGGAGTCTCAGAAGCGGGAACCATCAAAAGGTTGTATAGGGCAGTGGTTGTTGAGGCAAATGGAACTGGCATTCCAACAAAAGAAG ATTTATCAAACCATAGTGCTCATCCCTCCACTCCTTCAGCTGGTGGAATGATGCCAGATGCAATGATGACCAGATTACCATCACAGGATCAGATTGTTCCTTTGCAGACAGATGTTGGGAGTGAAATGTTAAAGGCAGAGGTCAGAAAACTAAAATCTGCAGATTCTTCAATCACTAATGTCAGCGAGAAGGTTCTGGAGGTGGATGCAGCTGCTCCCACTTCAGTAGAAGTTCCAAGCAAAACTTTAATGCCAGATGGGGGGCAGAAAGGTAAGTTGCAGTCTCTGTCCTCCACATCTAGCTCCAGCAATGCTAGTAGGGTAAGCAAATGGGCTAGCAACAGTCAAAGTTTAATGAAGCCAGTCTTCAGGAACAAGAACTCTATCAAGACAAAAACAAAGCAGGATTCAAGTTCTGCCTCAAGCAGTTCTAATCCTTGTAATGAAAAACTTGATGATGATTTGGGTCCTAGTACAAGTAATGTGGACAATCAGACACAAAGTTGTACTATGAAGCCTGATAGGAAACAAAATGAGAAGGCTTCTTCAGCATCTAGCAGTATGAATGTTAGCATTGAAGCCAATTCAAGTACTTTGGACACGGGTTCAAGCAAACCAGGTTTCAGTTTGAATTGTAGTAACAGAAGTAAATCTCTTGTGACAAAGACTGATGAGAGATCAAGGTCTAGAGAAAAGGGGGAGTTCTCCCAAAGCTCAAAAAGTAGCATTGGTGACTATAGTACTAGCACAAGCAATAGTGAGGAAAGCAATGTGTGTGGGCCTAGTCGCAGTGGCAAGAGGCCTCACATGTCTAAAGACTTGAGATGGGAAGCCATCCATAGTGTTCAGAAGCAGCAAGGAAACTTAAGTTTGAGGCATTTCAAGATGCTTAGGAGGCTTGGTTGTGGAGACATTGGGACTGTTTATCTCGCTGAACTAACTAGTACAAACTGCCTATTTGCTTTGAAGGTGATGGATAATGATTTTTTGGTGAGCAGGAAAAAAATGCCCAGGGCCCAAACTGAAAAAGAGATATTACAAATGCTGGATCATCCTTTTCTTCCTACTCTGTATGCCCATATTGCAACGGATAAGCTGTCATGTTTGGTTATGGAGTATTGTCCAGGTGGAGATTTGCATGTGCTGCGGCAGAAGCAACCAAGCAGGTGTTTCTCAGAACAAGCTTCCAG GTTTTATGTTGCTGAAGTTCTCCTCGCACTGGAGTATTTACATATGCTTGGAGTTGTGTACAGAGACTTGAAACCAGAAAATATCCTGGTCAGAGAAGATGGTCACATCATGCTCTCAGATTTTGACTTATCACTGAGATGTGCTGTCAATCCGATGGTGGTTAAATCTTCTTCTCCCATCCTGGAACCCGTGAAAAAGATGTCAAGTCCATGTACCGAATCTAGCTGCATCGATCCTTTTTGTCTCCAACCATCTTGGCAAGTCCCATGCTTCACTCCTAGACTTATATCTGCTGCAGCAAAAGCTCGGAAGATAAAAGCTGATCTAGCTGCCCAGGTCAGCCCACTCCCACAGCTTGTCGTGGAGCCAACAAGTGCTCGATCAAACTCCTTTGTAGGAACCCATGAATACCTTGCTCCTGAGATCATCAAAGGGGAGGGTCACGGGAGTGCTGTTGATTGGTGGACGTTTGGAATTTTTCTGTTTGAACTGTTATATGGTAAGACACCCTTCAAGGGTTCAGGAAATGAGGAAACACTATCGAACGTAGTGTCACGGAGCCTCAAGTTTCCAAATAGCCCTATAGTTAGCTTTCATGCAAGAGATTTGATAAGAGGCCTTCTCATAAAGGACCCCGAAAATCGGTTAGGATCTGTGAAAGGGGCTGCAGAGATCAAGCAGCACCCTTTCTTTGAAGGCCTTAATTGGGCTCTAATACGGTGTGCAGTACCACCGGAGCTGCCAAAGTTCTCTGATATTGAAAGTGCTGCAACAGCCGCACAGAAAAAGGAGAGTGCTAAGTGTAATGAGCTTGAGACTACAGGAGGAGAGTATGTGGAGTTTGAGCTATTCTAA
- the LOC115979836 gene encoding serine/threonine-protein kinase D6PKL1-like isoform X1, with the protein MESAKMGTLPGTSEIVESTEESDSQYKMDEKTVNLCMQELGNRYSIEDDINRLFQQIDIKTKARRLGQSHEIGRDPLRKSAQKRPMRVSSSHSSGIGIAEPVSLKQALRGLCISQASEMAAMKRLSKPPSSPGVSEAGTIKRLYRAVVVEANGTGIPTKEGKGNLMEISLVPERSMSRFSDMTPESMQMPNADLSNHSAHPSTPSAGGMMPDAMMTRLPSQDQIVPLQTDVGSEMLKAEVRKLKSADSSITNVSEKVLEVDAAAPTSVEVPSKTLMPDGGQKGKLQSLSSTSSSSNASRVSKWASNSQSLMKPVFRNKNSIKTKTKQDSSSASSSSNPCNEKLDDDLGPSTSNVDNQTQSCTMKPDRKQNEKASSASSSMNVSIEANSSTLDTGSSKPGFSLNCSNRSKSLVTKTDERSRSREKGEFSQSSKSSIGDYSTSTSNSEESNVCGPSRSGKRPHMSKDLRWEAIHSVQKQQGNLSLRHFKMLRRLGCGDIGTVYLAELTSTNCLFALKVMDNDFLVSRKKMPRAQTEKEILQMLDHPFLPTLYAHIATDKLSCLVMEYCPGGDLHVLRQKQPSRCFSEQASRFYVAEVLLALEYLHMLGVVYRDLKPENILVREDGHIMLSDFDLSLRCAVNPMVVKSSSPILEPVKKMSSPCTESSCIDPFCLQPSWQVPCFTPRLISAAAKARKIKADLAAQVSPLPQLVVEPTSARSNSFVGTHEYLAPEIIKGEGHGSAVDWWTFGIFLFELLYGKTPFKGSGNEETLSNVVSRSLKFPNSPIVSFHARDLIRGLLIKDPENRLGSVKGAAEIKQHPFFEGLNWALIRCAVPPELPKFSDIESAATAAQKKESAKCNELETTGGEYVEFELF; encoded by the exons ATGGAATCAGCAAAGATGGGGACTCTACCCGGTACTAGTGAAATTGTGGAATCAACAGAAGAATCGGATTCTCAATATAAAATGGATGAGAAAACTGTAAACCTCTGTATGCAGGAATTGGGAAATAGATATTCTATAGAGGATGATATTAATCGCCTTTTTCAGCAAATTGACATTAAAACTAAAGCTAGAAGATTGGGTCAGTCGCATGAAATTGGTAGAGACCCTTTGCGAAAGAGTGCTCAGAAAAGGCCGATGAGAGTTAGTTCGTCTCATTCATCAGGAATTGGAATAGCAGAGCCTGTGAGTTTGAAGCAAGCCCTAAGAGGACTCTGCATCTCGCAGGCATCTGAAATGGCTGCCATGAAGCGATTATCTAAGCCACCCAGTTCACCAGGAGTCTCAGAAGCGGGAACCATCAAAAGGTTGTATAGGGCAGTGGTTGTTGAGGCAAATGGAACTGGCATTCCAACAAAAGAAGGTAAGGGCAATTTGATGGAAATCTCTCTTGTACCAGAAAGAAGCATGTCAAGATTTTCTGATATGACACCTGAATCCATGCAAATGCCCAATGCAGATTTATCAAACCATAGTGCTCATCCCTCCACTCCTTCAGCTGGTGGAATGATGCCAGATGCAATGATGACCAGATTACCATCACAGGATCAGATTGTTCCTTTGCAGACAGATGTTGGGAGTGAAATGTTAAAGGCAGAGGTCAGAAAACTAAAATCTGCAGATTCTTCAATCACTAATGTCAGCGAGAAGGTTCTGGAGGTGGATGCAGCTGCTCCCACTTCAGTAGAAGTTCCAAGCAAAACTTTAATGCCAGATGGGGGGCAGAAAGGTAAGTTGCAGTCTCTGTCCTCCACATCTAGCTCCAGCAATGCTAGTAGGGTAAGCAAATGGGCTAGCAACAGTCAAAGTTTAATGAAGCCAGTCTTCAGGAACAAGAACTCTATCAAGACAAAAACAAAGCAGGATTCAAGTTCTGCCTCAAGCAGTTCTAATCCTTGTAATGAAAAACTTGATGATGATTTGGGTCCTAGTACAAGTAATGTGGACAATCAGACACAAAGTTGTACTATGAAGCCTGATAGGAAACAAAATGAGAAGGCTTCTTCAGCATCTAGCAGTATGAATGTTAGCATTGAAGCCAATTCAAGTACTTTGGACACGGGTTCAAGCAAACCAGGTTTCAGTTTGAATTGTAGTAACAGAAGTAAATCTCTTGTGACAAAGACTGATGAGAGATCAAGGTCTAGAGAAAAGGGGGAGTTCTCCCAAAGCTCAAAAAGTAGCATTGGTGACTATAGTACTAGCACAAGCAATAGTGAGGAAAGCAATGTGTGTGGGCCTAGTCGCAGTGGCAAGAGGCCTCACATGTCTAAAGACTTGAGATGGGAAGCCATCCATAGTGTTCAGAAGCAGCAAGGAAACTTAAGTTTGAGGCATTTCAAGATGCTTAGGAGGCTTGGTTGTGGAGACATTGGGACTGTTTATCTCGCTGAACTAACTAGTACAAACTGCCTATTTGCTTTGAAGGTGATGGATAATGATTTTTTGGTGAGCAGGAAAAAAATGCCCAGGGCCCAAACTGAAAAAGAGATATTACAAATGCTGGATCATCCTTTTCTTCCTACTCTGTATGCCCATATTGCAACGGATAAGCTGTCATGTTTGGTTATGGAGTATTGTCCAGGTGGAGATTTGCATGTGCTGCGGCAGAAGCAACCAAGCAGGTGTTTCTCAGAACAAGCTTCCAG GTTTTATGTTGCTGAAGTTCTCCTCGCACTGGAGTATTTACATATGCTTGGAGTTGTGTACAGAGACTTGAAACCAGAAAATATCCTGGTCAGAGAAGATGGTCACATCATGCTCTCAGATTTTGACTTATCACTGAGATGTGCTGTCAATCCGATGGTGGTTAAATCTTCTTCTCCCATCCTGGAACCCGTGAAAAAGATGTCAAGTCCATGTACCGAATCTAGCTGCATCGATCCTTTTTGTCTCCAACCATCTTGGCAAGTCCCATGCTTCACTCCTAGACTTATATCTGCTGCAGCAAAAGCTCGGAAGATAAAAGCTGATCTAGCTGCCCAGGTCAGCCCACTCCCACAGCTTGTCGTGGAGCCAACAAGTGCTCGATCAAACTCCTTTGTAGGAACCCATGAATACCTTGCTCCTGAGATCATCAAAGGGGAGGGTCACGGGAGTGCTGTTGATTGGTGGACGTTTGGAATTTTTCTGTTTGAACTGTTATATGGTAAGACACCCTTCAAGGGTTCAGGAAATGAGGAAACACTATCGAACGTAGTGTCACGGAGCCTCAAGTTTCCAAATAGCCCTATAGTTAGCTTTCATGCAAGAGATTTGATAAGAGGCCTTCTCATAAAGGACCCCGAAAATCGGTTAGGATCTGTGAAAGGGGCTGCAGAGATCAAGCAGCACCCTTTCTTTGAAGGCCTTAATTGGGCTCTAATACGGTGTGCAGTACCACCGGAGCTGCCAAAGTTCTCTGATATTGAAAGTGCTGCAACAGCCGCACAGAAAAAGGAGAGTGCTAAGTGTAATGAGCTTGAGACTACAGGAGGAGAGTATGTGGAGTTTGAGCTATTCTAA
- the LOC115979836 gene encoding serine/threonine-protein kinase D6PKL1-like isoform X2, whose translation MGTLPGTSEIVESTEESDSQYKMDEKTVNLCMQELGNRYSIEDDINRLFQQIDIKTKARRLGQSHEIGRDPLRKSAQKRPMRVSSSHSSGIGIAEPVSLKQALRGLCISQASEMAAMKRLSKPPSSPGVSEAGTIKRLYRAVVVEANGTGIPTKEGKGNLMEISLVPERSMSRFSDMTPESMQMPNADLSNHSAHPSTPSAGGMMPDAMMTRLPSQDQIVPLQTDVGSEMLKAEVRKLKSADSSITNVSEKVLEVDAAAPTSVEVPSKTLMPDGGQKGKLQSLSSTSSSSNASRVSKWASNSQSLMKPVFRNKNSIKTKTKQDSSSASSSSNPCNEKLDDDLGPSTSNVDNQTQSCTMKPDRKQNEKASSASSSMNVSIEANSSTLDTGSSKPGFSLNCSNRSKSLVTKTDERSRSREKGEFSQSSKSSIGDYSTSTSNSEESNVCGPSRSGKRPHMSKDLRWEAIHSVQKQQGNLSLRHFKMLRRLGCGDIGTVYLAELTSTNCLFALKVMDNDFLVSRKKMPRAQTEKEILQMLDHPFLPTLYAHIATDKLSCLVMEYCPGGDLHVLRQKQPSRCFSEQASRFYVAEVLLALEYLHMLGVVYRDLKPENILVREDGHIMLSDFDLSLRCAVNPMVVKSSSPILEPVKKMSSPCTESSCIDPFCLQPSWQVPCFTPRLISAAAKARKIKADLAAQVSPLPQLVVEPTSARSNSFVGTHEYLAPEIIKGEGHGSAVDWWTFGIFLFELLYGKTPFKGSGNEETLSNVVSRSLKFPNSPIVSFHARDLIRGLLIKDPENRLGSVKGAAEIKQHPFFEGLNWALIRCAVPPELPKFSDIESAATAAQKKESAKCNELETTGGEYVEFELF comes from the exons ATGGGGACTCTACCCGGTACTAGTGAAATTGTGGAATCAACAGAAGAATCGGATTCTCAATATAAAATGGATGAGAAAACTGTAAACCTCTGTATGCAGGAATTGGGAAATAGATATTCTATAGAGGATGATATTAATCGCCTTTTTCAGCAAATTGACATTAAAACTAAAGCTAGAAGATTGGGTCAGTCGCATGAAATTGGTAGAGACCCTTTGCGAAAGAGTGCTCAGAAAAGGCCGATGAGAGTTAGTTCGTCTCATTCATCAGGAATTGGAATAGCAGAGCCTGTGAGTTTGAAGCAAGCCCTAAGAGGACTCTGCATCTCGCAGGCATCTGAAATGGCTGCCATGAAGCGATTATCTAAGCCACCCAGTTCACCAGGAGTCTCAGAAGCGGGAACCATCAAAAGGTTGTATAGGGCAGTGGTTGTTGAGGCAAATGGAACTGGCATTCCAACAAAAGAAGGTAAGGGCAATTTGATGGAAATCTCTCTTGTACCAGAAAGAAGCATGTCAAGATTTTCTGATATGACACCTGAATCCATGCAAATGCCCAATGCAGATTTATCAAACCATAGTGCTCATCCCTCCACTCCTTCAGCTGGTGGAATGATGCCAGATGCAATGATGACCAGATTACCATCACAGGATCAGATTGTTCCTTTGCAGACAGATGTTGGGAGTGAAATGTTAAAGGCAGAGGTCAGAAAACTAAAATCTGCAGATTCTTCAATCACTAATGTCAGCGAGAAGGTTCTGGAGGTGGATGCAGCTGCTCCCACTTCAGTAGAAGTTCCAAGCAAAACTTTAATGCCAGATGGGGGGCAGAAAGGTAAGTTGCAGTCTCTGTCCTCCACATCTAGCTCCAGCAATGCTAGTAGGGTAAGCAAATGGGCTAGCAACAGTCAAAGTTTAATGAAGCCAGTCTTCAGGAACAAGAACTCTATCAAGACAAAAACAAAGCAGGATTCAAGTTCTGCCTCAAGCAGTTCTAATCCTTGTAATGAAAAACTTGATGATGATTTGGGTCCTAGTACAAGTAATGTGGACAATCAGACACAAAGTTGTACTATGAAGCCTGATAGGAAACAAAATGAGAAGGCTTCTTCAGCATCTAGCAGTATGAATGTTAGCATTGAAGCCAATTCAAGTACTTTGGACACGGGTTCAAGCAAACCAGGTTTCAGTTTGAATTGTAGTAACAGAAGTAAATCTCTTGTGACAAAGACTGATGAGAGATCAAGGTCTAGAGAAAAGGGGGAGTTCTCCCAAAGCTCAAAAAGTAGCATTGGTGACTATAGTACTAGCACAAGCAATAGTGAGGAAAGCAATGTGTGTGGGCCTAGTCGCAGTGGCAAGAGGCCTCACATGTCTAAAGACTTGAGATGGGAAGCCATCCATAGTGTTCAGAAGCAGCAAGGAAACTTAAGTTTGAGGCATTTCAAGATGCTTAGGAGGCTTGGTTGTGGAGACATTGGGACTGTTTATCTCGCTGAACTAACTAGTACAAACTGCCTATTTGCTTTGAAGGTGATGGATAATGATTTTTTGGTGAGCAGGAAAAAAATGCCCAGGGCCCAAACTGAAAAAGAGATATTACAAATGCTGGATCATCCTTTTCTTCCTACTCTGTATGCCCATATTGCAACGGATAAGCTGTCATGTTTGGTTATGGAGTATTGTCCAGGTGGAGATTTGCATGTGCTGCGGCAGAAGCAACCAAGCAGGTGTTTCTCAGAACAAGCTTCCAG GTTTTATGTTGCTGAAGTTCTCCTCGCACTGGAGTATTTACATATGCTTGGAGTTGTGTACAGAGACTTGAAACCAGAAAATATCCTGGTCAGAGAAGATGGTCACATCATGCTCTCAGATTTTGACTTATCACTGAGATGTGCTGTCAATCCGATGGTGGTTAAATCTTCTTCTCCCATCCTGGAACCCGTGAAAAAGATGTCAAGTCCATGTACCGAATCTAGCTGCATCGATCCTTTTTGTCTCCAACCATCTTGGCAAGTCCCATGCTTCACTCCTAGACTTATATCTGCTGCAGCAAAAGCTCGGAAGATAAAAGCTGATCTAGCTGCCCAGGTCAGCCCACTCCCACAGCTTGTCGTGGAGCCAACAAGTGCTCGATCAAACTCCTTTGTAGGAACCCATGAATACCTTGCTCCTGAGATCATCAAAGGGGAGGGTCACGGGAGTGCTGTTGATTGGTGGACGTTTGGAATTTTTCTGTTTGAACTGTTATATGGTAAGACACCCTTCAAGGGTTCAGGAAATGAGGAAACACTATCGAACGTAGTGTCACGGAGCCTCAAGTTTCCAAATAGCCCTATAGTTAGCTTTCATGCAAGAGATTTGATAAGAGGCCTTCTCATAAAGGACCCCGAAAATCGGTTAGGATCTGTGAAAGGGGCTGCAGAGATCAAGCAGCACCCTTTCTTTGAAGGCCTTAATTGGGCTCTAATACGGTGTGCAGTACCACCGGAGCTGCCAAAGTTCTCTGATATTGAAAGTGCTGCAACAGCCGCACAGAAAAAGGAGAGTGCTAAGTGTAATGAGCTTGAGACTACAGGAGGAGAGTATGTGGAGTTTGAGCTATTCTAA